TGGTTGGATATTTAGTTTCCTTAGGAATTTTTACTGCCACCTTTGCCCTCTTTAGTTTGGGATTAAGTTTGCATTGGGGCTTTACGGGACTGATTAATTTTGGCCATGTGGGCTTTTTGGCAGTGGGAGCCTATACAACAGTGCTCCTAAGCTTGGCGAACGTTCCCCTCGTTTTGGCTGTGTTGGCTGGAATGTTGCTCTCAGCCCTTTTGGGGGTAATTATGGGCTTTTCTACCTTGCGTCTGCGGGAAGACTATTTAGCCATTGTCACCATTGGGACTGCTGAAATCATTCGCCTGATTGCTCTGAATGAGGAATGGCTAACCCGTGGAGCGCGGGGGGTCTATGGCTATCCCTTACCTTTAGAGGGCTGGGAACCACAGCGATTTTGGGTAGTTGGGATGATCCTTGTTTTAACTGGGATTACAAGCTTGGGGGGCTGGCGCTGGTGGCAATGGTTAGGGGGCATGATTGATCTGCCTTTGCGGGTTAATCAACCTAGACGAGGGGCGGGCATTTTAGGGGCCTATTTGCTGACCTTAGTTGGCCTGGAGTGGAGCGTTTGGAGTTTAATTGATCAACTATTGGCCGGCCGGGGAGTTCAGGTTTTGTGGCTGCTGATTGCTCTGCTCTGCTGGGCTGTCGGGGTTGGGCTTTTATCCCTACGCTATGTTAATCCTAGACACTGGCGTAGTCTTCGGCGAGAATGGCTCTGGCTTTGGGGTGTCAATACCTTGGTGGCTGGCCTGGTGGGGATGTTGTACCGAGCCTTTGTCACCGGCCTATGGGAGTTTACCTATAAAGCGGTTTTGCTGTGGCTGTTGTTGGTTGTCTTAGGGATTGTCTTTTGGCAGTTGGAAACCTGGGTGCGTTCTCCTTGGGGGCGGGTACTTAAGGCGATTCGGGAAGATGAAGAAGTGGCTAAAGCTTTGGGCAAAAATGTCTTTTCCTATAAGTTGCAGTCTTTAATGTTAGGGGGAGCGATTGCCGGTCTAGCGGGGTCATTTTATGCCTGGCAGTTGACCTTTATTAACCCTGATGGGTTTATCTCATTGCTCACGTTCCAGGCCTGGACAATTGTAGTTCTGGGGGGGGCGGGGAGCAATGTTGGTGTTTTGATTGGTGCAACCCTATTTTGGGCTTACAGTACCCTGACCCGATTTTTACCCTTAGACGGCGGCCAATTAGATGCCTTGCGGGTGATGATTATCGGACTGTTACTGATCATCTTGATGATGTGGCGGCCCCAAGGTATTTTGGGCAAAAAAGAGGAACTGACCCTTGGACGCTAGTGATTTAACCCGACCGGCTCAATCTGGTACGGCAACCTTGGCTCCCCAGGCCCCGTTGTTAACCGCGACGGATATTTGCAAAAGCTTTGGCGGGATTAAGGCCGTAGAGCGGGCGAGTATTTCTGTCCAGGCCGGGAGCATTACTGGGTTAATTGGGCCGAATGGTGCGGGTAAAACAACCCTCTTTAATTTGCTCTGTAATTTTTTACCCCTCGATAGCGGTCGCGTGATTTTTGATGGTGAACCGATTAATCAACTCCAGCCCCACCAGGTTGCCCTCCAAGGTCTGTTACGCACCTTTCAAGTCGCCCGCGTCCTCTCCCGTTTATCGGTGATGGAAAATATGCTCCTCGCTGCTCCTCATCAGTCTGGTGAAAAACTCTGGAATGGTTGGTTACAGCCCCAGCGAATTCGCCAAGAAGAACAGGACTTACAACAACGGGCCTGGGAAATTTTGGCCTGTGTCGGATTAGCCACCAAAGCCCATGATTATGCCGGTTGCTTATCAGGGGGACAACGAAAACTCCTGGAATTAGCCCGCGTCATGATGCACCGCCCCCGACTTGTTTTACTTGACGAACCTGCTGCTGGGGTCAATCCGACCTTAATCCAACAAATTTGTGAGCATATTCAATGTTGGAATCAAGAGGGTGTAACTTTTTTGATTATTGAACATAATATGGATGTGATTATGTCCCTGTGTGACAACGTCTGGGTCTTGGCAGAAGGAAAAAATCTCGCCGCAGGCCCTCCCCAGGAGATCCAACAGCATCCTGATGTGTTAGCAGCTTATTTAGGTCAATAGTGGGGCTAAGTTTTTAATAAATTCTTAAAATCAAAACAGCAGCGGTAAGGCAGGATTTAAGGTCATTGCGATTTGGGGCTATTTGGGTTCGGGGAGAGTCGAAATCCTGGCCTGAGGCAGAATGGAGACCGGGAATGGCTTGGGGCCATCGGCTGTAAATGCGGCCATTGCTAGAGGACAGGCGCGCCAATATCCCTTGACTGGAACCCCCAATTGCCGACATTCACCCCCACGCCGACCCTGGGGATCATAGTGAGAGCAAAATCGACAAGTTGAGACATTTATCGAAGCGTGTTCCATTGGGGATCAACTCCGTAGTAAAAAGATACCTCTATCTCCATCCTAGGGAAGGGTTCAGGAGGGATTTTCAGTTGATCACAGCTTCAAGGGGTTATCAAGAGGGCAGTTGAGGATTTACAGGCCTGGAAAACAACTTTTAGAATCTTTTCAGAATGTCGTTACATTTTGCAATCAAAAATTTATTATTCTTATGCTCATAATTTTCTTAAACTGAGGATTAGAGTCGTCAGATCAGCAATGTTCTTCGATTGACTGAGGATTTGATTGATCCCAAATTACTTATCATAGTTTCAGCCCAATAAAAAATAGCCAAAAAAACGCCCATGACCAAATCACGAGCGTTACATAAAGCGATTTATCGCTACAGTTCGTTACTTTACAGAGCCTACGGCAACCTCTTGCGGGGGTAACAGGAAGAGTTTGAGTAGTTGCCCCATGTTGGCTGCATAGAGGGGGAGCTTGCGGAAGAACTTGACCAGGCCGGGTTGTTGGCTATTGGCAATCTCGCTCAGCTTGACATTGTTTTCCACACAGGCCTCGAGACGGGGATAAAACTCAGGATGATCCACATCTAAGACAATTGGAAAGACCCGCCCGGCGGTGGCATTGGTTTCTTTAATCACTTCCTTGTCAAATTCCCGCGCATCCAGGCCAATGGCAGCATAGAATTTCGACCGCTGGAGGTCATTCAGGTACATGGTGGCAAAAACAGACAAGAGGAAGAACCGACACCAGAGTTTGGGGGGAACCCAGGAGACCATCAAATAGCGACTCCAGGCCTTGCCAGAAAAGGAGCGAGGAATTTCTTTCAGCTTTTGCCACAGCGACCGAGGCCGATCCAGCATTTTCGGTTGGGCCCGCATCACCGCATCGAAGAAGTCCCCATGACGGTTTTCATCTTGGCACCAGTTTTCAAAGAACTTAAAGATGGGGTAAATCCGATCCTCTGGGTGCGCTTCTAAATGTCGGTAGATTTTGATGTACCGCCAATAGCCAATTTTCTCTGATAGATAGGTTGCGTAGAAAATAAACTCTGGTTCAAAGTAGGTGTAGCTGCGCACCTGAGTTAAAAAGCCTAAATCCAGGGACAAATTAAAGTCGGACATGGCCTTATTTAAGAAGCCAGCATGACGGGCCTCATCCCGAGACATGAGGGAAAAGCCCTCGGCCAAAATCGGATTTTTTCCCTTCAGTTTGCGACTCAGTTCCTTATAGAGAAGAAATCCAGAAAATTCAGCCGTGCAGGAGCGTTCTAAAAACTCCACAAACATCTGCCGGGTTTCCCCATCAATATGCTCCCAGGACTGCTCAAAGTCTTCATCCCGGACAAAGTGGTGGCGATTATAGTCCGTGCGAAACTCAGCTAAAATCGCTTCTAGCTCGGCCTGATTTTCCGTGACATCAAGCTGGGCCATTGCCTCAAAATCGGTGGTATAGAACCGGGGAGTGAGAATCGTTTCTTGGGCCGGTGCTTTCACCCCAGGCCGGACTTCATCAAACTCAGGCTTAGTTAAAGTATTAACCATGGTTGTATCGCTGTCGTTCCAGATATGCGGAC
The window above is part of the Pseudocalidococcus azoricus BACA0444 genome. Proteins encoded here:
- a CDS encoding branched-chain amino acid ABC transporter permease, giving the protein MVGYLVSLGIFTATFALFSLGLSLHWGFTGLINFGHVGFLAVGAYTTVLLSLANVPLVLAVLAGMLLSALLGVIMGFSTLRLREDYLAIVTIGTAEIIRLIALNEEWLTRGARGVYGYPLPLEGWEPQRFWVVGMILVLTGITSLGGWRWWQWLGGMIDLPLRVNQPRRGAGILGAYLLTLVGLEWSVWSLIDQLLAGRGVQVLWLLIALLCWAVGVGLLSLRYVNPRHWRSLRREWLWLWGVNTLVAGLVGMLYRAFVTGLWEFTYKAVLLWLLLVVLGIVFWQLETWVRSPWGRVLKAIREDEEVAKALGKNVFSYKLQSLMLGGAIAGLAGSFYAWQLTFINPDGFISLLTFQAWTIVVLGGAGSNVGVLIGATLFWAYSTLTRFLPLDGGQLDALRVMIIGLLLIILMMWRPQGILGKKEELTLGR
- a CDS encoding ABC transporter ATP-binding protein — translated: MAPQAPLLTATDICKSFGGIKAVERASISVQAGSITGLIGPNGAGKTTLFNLLCNFLPLDSGRVIFDGEPINQLQPHQVALQGLLRTFQVARVLSRLSVMENMLLAAPHQSGEKLWNGWLQPQRIRQEEQDLQQRAWEILACVGLATKAHDYAGCLSGGQRKLLELARVMMHRPRLVLLDEPAAGVNPTLIQQICEHIQCWNQEGVTFLIIEHNMDVIMSLCDNVWVLAEGKNLAAGPPQEIQQHPDVLAAYLGQ
- the acsF gene encoding magnesium-protoporphyrin IX monomethyl ester (oxidative) cyclase; this encodes MVNTLTKPEFDEVRPGVKAPAQETILTPRFYTTDFEAMAQLDVTENQAELEAILAEFRTDYNRHHFVRDEDFEQSWEHIDGETRQMFVEFLERSCTAEFSGFLLYKELSRKLKGKNPILAEGFSLMSRDEARHAGFLNKAMSDFNLSLDLGFLTQVRSYTYFEPEFIFYATYLSEKIGYWRYIKIYRHLEAHPEDRIYPIFKFFENWCQDENRHGDFFDAVMRAQPKMLDRPRSLWQKLKEIPRSFSGKAWSRYLMVSWVPPKLWCRFFLLSVFATMYLNDLQRSKFYAAIGLDAREFDKEVIKETNATAGRVFPIVLDVDHPEFYPRLEACVENNVKLSEIANSQQPGLVKFFRKLPLYAANMGQLLKLFLLPPQEVAVGSVK